A genomic stretch from Aedes albopictus strain Foshan chromosome 2, AalbF5, whole genome shotgun sequence includes:
- the LOC134288947 gene encoding uncharacterized protein LOC134288947 — MSPLPSPRVSPYVRPFTFVGLDYFGPMIVKRGRTNIKRWVALLTCLTVRAVHLEVVHTLTTESCKMAIRRFVARRGAPQRIYSDNGTNFRGAAKELSEEMNAINREIAGTFTNVDTEWIFNPPSAPHMGGVWERKVRSVKEGFKVLSHRKRLDDESFVTLLAEVEMMVNSHPLTFVPLESPEQPVLTPNHFLMMSSSGVNAEPRIPVEESTALRTNWKLMLHLTDQFWKQWIKSYLPTIARRTKWFSNVRPLEEGDLVIIVDESVRNGWQRGRIVRAYSSPDGQVRKVDVQTACGVVRRPAIKVALLDLLEDGKTT; from the coding sequence ATGTCACCTCTACCTTCGCCAAGGGTAAGTCCTTACGTTCGTCCTTTTACGTTTGTGGGCCTTGATTATTTTGGACCTATGATTGTGAAGAGAGGCCGCACCAACATCAAACGGTGGGTCGCACTCCTCACATGTTTGACTGTAAGAGCTGTGCATTTGGAAGTGGTGCACACTTTGACTACGGAGTCATGCAAAATGGCTATTCGGCGCTTCGTGGCGAGGCGTGGTGCACCACAAAGGATATACAGCGACAACGGTACCAACTTTCGAGGAGCTGCCAAGGAGTTGTCGGAAGAGATGAACGCTATCAACCGTGAGATTGCTGGAAcatttacaaatgtcgacacggAATGGATTTTCAACCCACCGTCAGCCCCCCACATGGGCGGAGTGTGGGAACGGAAAGTTCGGTCAGTGAAGGAAGGATTCAAGGTACTTTCGCATAGAAAGCGGCTGGACGACGAGAGCTTCGTAACGTTATTAGCAGAGGTGGAAATGATGGTTAATTCGCATCCTTTAACCTTCGTACCGTTAGAGTCACCTGAACAACCGGTCCTCACGCCAAATCATTTTTTAATGATGAGTTCCAGTGGAGTGAATGCTGAACCGAGGATCCCAGTTGAAGAGTCTACTGCGTTAAGAACGAATTGGAAATTGATGCTGCACTTAACAGACCAGTTCTGGAAGCAGTGGATTAAGTCGTATCTGCCCACGATCGCCAGGAGGACCAAATGGTTTTCGAATGTACGACCGTTAGAGGAAGGAGATCTTGTGATCATCGTGGATGAGTCGGTACGAAATGGATGGCAACGCGGTCGTATCGTACGAGCATATTCGTCACCGGATGGACAGGTCCGCAAGGTAGATGTGCAAACTGCCTGCGGTGTAGTAAGGCGTCCAGCTATAAAGGTTGCTTTGCTTGACTTATTAGAGGACGGTAAGACCACCTAG